From the Mesorhizobium koreense genome, the window CTTCGCGGAACCGGGCGGCGAGCGGCTGCGCGACTGGATCGACAGCTGCCCCAACCAGCTCTATTCCGCGCTCACCTTTCAGGGCGGGGCCGCATGGCGCAAGCGCCTGATGGATGATCTCGGCGACCAGGGACCGGTTTCACGCCTGATCGAGATGCGCAGCGACGCAGAACTCGCCCAGCTCATGGGAAATCTCGGCGGACACGATCTGCCATCCATCCTCGACGCATTCCGGCAGGCGCGCGAACATGACCGCCCAGTCTGCTTCATCGCTTATACGATCAAGGGCTTTGGCTTGCCGCTTGCCGGTCATAAGGACAATCACGCCGGCCTGATGACGCCGTCGCAGGTGGCTGCGGTGCGCGAGACGATGCAGGTCCGCGAGGGCCGGGAATGGGAGCCCTTCGAGGGGTTGGGCATCCCGGAATCCGAATTGCGCGGCTTTCTCTCGGCAGTGCCATTCGTGCAGAAGGGCACCCGACGCTACGCGGCACCGACGATCGAGGTTCCTGGAGAACTCGCCTTTGGCGCGCAGCCATCAATGTCCACGCAGCAGGGCTTCGGGCTGCTGATGCATGAGATCGGCAAATCGGACAATGAGCTCGCGTCCCGCATCGTGACGACTTCTCCCGACGTCACCGTCTCCACCAATCTGGGCGCATGGGTCAACCGCCGGGGCCTGTTCGCCAAGGAGCAGATGGCCGACCTTTTCCGGGCTGAAAAGATCCCCTCGACTTACAACTGGACCTTCTCGCCCGACGGCCAGCATATGGAGCTCGGCATCGCCGAGATGAACCTGTTCATAATGCTGTCGGCGCTCGGCCTGTCGCACTCGATCTTTGGCGAGCGCCTGCTGCCGGTCGGCACGCTCTACGATCCCTTCATCGAGCGCGGCCTCGATGCGCTCAACTACGCCTGCTATCAGGATGCGCGCTTCATGCTGGCCGCCACGCCGTCGGGCATCTCGCTGGCGTCGGAGGGCGGAGCCCACCAGTCGATCGCGACGCCCCTGATCGGCATCGCACAAGACGGGCTGGCGAGCTTCGAGCCAGCATTCGTAGACGAACTCGCGGTCATGATGCGCTGGGCCTTCGAATACATGCAGCGCTCAGGCGAGCAGGAACCGGACGAGACGACTTGGTTGCGCGACGCCACGGGCGGCTCGGTCTATCTGCGGCTGTCAACGCGCTCGATCGAGCAGCCGCGTCGGGAGATGACGACCACGCTCAGGCAGGACATCATCAACGGCGCCTACTGGATGCGTAAACCGGGGCCGAACGCGCAGATCGTCGTCGCCTACACCGGGGTGATGGCACCGGAAGCGATCGAGGCGGTCGGGCTGATGGGCGAGGATCGACGCGACGTCGGTCTGCTGGCCATCACCTCTGCCGACCGGCTGAATGCCGGTTGGACGGCGGCTCAGCGCGCCCGCGAGGCCGGCCTGTCCCACGCCAGCAGCCATATCGAACGGCTGAT encodes:
- a CDS encoding transketolase is translated as MGNDKILGALEKKVLWLATWMIHNANHLRDSEDGLKVGGHQASSASLATIMTALYFSVLRPEDRVAVKPHASPIFHSIQYLLGNQSLEKMKNFRGYKGVQSYPSRTKDIDDVDFSTGSVGLGVAQTLFSSLVQDYVHAKGWAADLPEGKMVALIGDAEMDEGNIFEALMEGWKHGLRNTWWVVDYNRQSLDAVIREGLWERFETIFRNFGWDVVVLKYGSLQKAAFAEPGGERLRDWIDSCPNQLYSALTFQGGAAWRKRLMDDLGDQGPVSRLIEMRSDAELAQLMGNLGGHDLPSILDAFRQAREHDRPVCFIAYTIKGFGLPLAGHKDNHAGLMTPSQVAAVRETMQVREGREWEPFEGLGIPESELRGFLSAVPFVQKGTRRYAAPTIEVPGELAFGAQPSMSTQQGFGLLMHEIGKSDNELASRIVTTSPDVTVSTNLGAWVNRRGLFAKEQMADLFRAEKIPSTYNWTFSPDGQHMELGIAEMNLFIMLSALGLSHSIFGERLLPVGTLYDPFIERGLDALNYACYQDARFMLAATPSGISLASEGGAHQSIATPLIGIAQDGLASFEPAFVDELAVMMRWAFEYMQRSGEQEPDETTWLRDATGGSVYLRLSTRSIEQPRREMTTTLRQDIINGAYWMRKPGPNAQIVVAYTGVMAPEAIEAVGLMGEDRRDVGLLAITSADRLNAGWTAAQRAREAGLSHASSHIERLMSDMPSNCGIVSVIDGHPATLAWLGSVHGHRMRSLGIEHFGQTGTLANLYRHFGIDAQGIAKAAQTLTPGRPIRHLRAM